A portion of the Chryseobacterium tructae genome contains these proteins:
- a CDS encoding deoxynucleoside kinase, whose product MHIAVTGNIGAGKTTLTTMLSKHYGWDAQFEDVDHNPYLEDFYSDMSKWSFALQVYFLGSRFRQVKEIRESGKNIIQDRTIYEDAHIFAENLNDMNLLSDRDFNNYSSVFDLMKSFVSAPDLLIYLKSDVPNLVKKIYKRGREYEASISIEYLSKLNQKYEKWISGYTEGKLLIIEVDDLDFVEKPEDFGLILEKIEAELHGLF is encoded by the coding sequence ATGCATATTGCAGTTACAGGAAATATTGGAGCAGGAAAAACAACTTTAACTACGATGCTTTCTAAGCATTACGGATGGGATGCACAGTTTGAAGACGTAGATCACAACCCTTATCTGGAGGATTTTTATTCAGATATGAGTAAGTGGAGCTTTGCACTGCAGGTGTACTTTCTGGGAAGCAGATTCCGTCAGGTAAAAGAAATCAGAGAAAGCGGTAAAAATATTATTCAGGATCGTACTATTTATGAAGATGCTCACATCTTTGCTGAGAACCTTAATGATATGAACCTTCTTTCCGACAGGGATTTTAATAATTATTCATCTGTTTTTGACTTGATGAAATCGTTTGTTTCAGCACCGGATCTTTTGATTTATCTGAAATCAGACGTTCCGAACCTGGTAAAGAAAATTTACAAAAGAGGACGTGAATACGAAGCGTCTATCAGTATTGAATATCTTTCAAAACTGAATCAGAAGTATGAAAAATGGATTTCCGGCTATACAGAAGGAAAACTTTTGATTATTGAAGTAGATGACCTTGATTTTGTAGAAAAACCGGAAGATTTTGGATTGATTTTGGAGAAAATTGAAGCAGAATTGCACGGTTTGTTTTAA
- a CDS encoding ArsC/Spx/MgsR family protein — protein MLVKVLHNGNCSKSNAVLEYLDENGVSFEIINIIEDPLSILEIKTVLKKLNQSVFHIIRKTDKMYIENYADKNYSEEEWIKILSENPSLIQRPILVKGSVAMLGRPIENVKFFIEK, from the coding sequence ATGTTAGTTAAGGTTTTACATAACGGAAACTGTTCAAAATCAAATGCAGTATTAGAGTATCTTGATGAAAACGGAGTGTCTTTTGAGATCATTAATATCATAGAAGATCCCTTAAGTATTCTGGAGATTAAAACCGTATTGAAGAAACTTAATCAAAGTGTTTTTCATATCATTCGTAAAACAGATAAGATGTATATCGAAAATTATGCAGATAAAAATTATTCTGAAGAAGAATGGATCAAAATTCTATCCGAAAATCCTTCGCTGATTCAAAGGCCAATTTTGGTAAAAGGTTCAGTAGCGATGCTGGGAAGACCAATTGAAAATGTGAAGTTCTTTATTGAGAAATAA
- a CDS encoding zinc-dependent metalloprotease yields MDYNDGTFIMQPGYDRGRTMTHEVGHFLGLRHIWGDDDCGTDFCDDTPQAHTANYECTDPIPSCTSPNIFEMVENYMDYTNDTCMNIYTNDQKTRIRTVMDNSPRRMELKASTKDQPIALFPNDAEIKYDGGCSVGIVNCGQGALRLLITNRGTSNLTSAVISYSMNGGAAQTYNWTGNLTQDKSSVINIPVNASIASSPVSFSIASVNGTTDQRSTNNTTTGNYVKPVAPQYFGTTTVTFKLQRDRWGQETRWNLKNSAGQIVKSGRYGNTNPGAADPQLITQVWDLPEDCYVFTISDDFGDGLTGQLAGGVTGYVKLITGSAGTGQTIFELNGEFSYETKAFTTKESLSTSETAKKNTFGVYPNPVNDILNVTGLSGESQFEIHNAVGQIVKKGKINDSKIHVADLVKGVYVITINNAKVSESIKFVKK; encoded by the coding sequence ATGGATTATAATGATGGTACATTCATCATGCAGCCTGGCTATGACAGAGGAAGAACAATGACTCACGAGGTAGGTCACTTCCTGGGATTGAGACATATCTGGGGAGATGATGATTGTGGGACTGATTTTTGTGATGATACGCCTCAGGCACATACTGCAAACTATGAGTGTACTGATCCTATACCGAGTTGTACTAGTCCAAACATTTTTGAAATGGTTGAGAATTATATGGACTATACTAATGATACTTGTATGAATATCTACACTAACGATCAGAAAACAAGAATCAGAACGGTAATGGATAATTCTCCAAGGAGAATGGAGCTGAAAGCATCTACTAAAGATCAGCCAATTGCTTTATTCCCAAATGATGCTGAAATAAAATATGATGGTGGATGTTCAGTAGGTATTGTGAATTGCGGGCAAGGAGCATTACGTCTGCTTATCACAAACAGAGGTACTAGTAATTTGACATCAGCTGTAATCTCTTATAGCATGAATGGAGGTGCTGCTCAGACATATAACTGGACAGGAAATCTTACTCAGGATAAATCAAGTGTGATTAATATTCCTGTTAATGCATCTATAGCTTCTTCACCGGTTTCTTTCTCTATTGCTTCTGTAAATGGAACTACGGACCAGAGAAGTACTAACAATACTACAACTGGTAACTATGTAAAACCTGTTGCTCCTCAGTATTTTGGAACAACTACAGTTACCTTTAAGTTACAAAGAGACAGATGGGGACAGGAGACAAGATGGAATCTTAAAAACAGCGCAGGACAGATTGTAAAATCAGGAAGATATGGTAATACCAATCCTGGTGCGGCAGATCCACAACTTATTACTCAGGTGTGGGATTTACCTGAGGATTGCTATGTGTTTACAATATCTGATGATTTTGGTGACGGTTTAACCGGACAATTGGCAGGTGGTGTAACTGGATATGTAAAACTTATTACAGGTTCTGCAGGTACAGGACAGACTATCTTTGAATTGAATGGTGAATTCTCTTATGAAACTAAAGCGTTTACTACAAAAGAAAGTTTATCAACTTCAGAAACAGCTAAGAAAAACACTTTTGGAGTATATCCTAACCCGGTTAATGATATTCTAAATGTTACAGGCCTTTCAGGAGAATCTCAATTTGAAATTCATAATGCTGTAGGGCAGATCGTGAAAAAAGGAAAAATTAATGATAGTAAGATTCATGTAGCTGATCTTGTAAAAGGAGTGTATGTGATTACGATTAATAATGCTAAAGTTTCAGAGAGCATTAAGTTCGTTAAAAAATAA
- a CDS encoding DUF493 family protein — protein MDILQGNQHASPEDFYESLKEKLEGHHDFPEDYLFKFIIPTDQSKLTEIYKVFDGIKFTLGNRESKNGKYTACNINAFVLDADQVVKIYKEVSKIEGVILL, from the coding sequence ATGGATATATTACAAGGAAATCAACACGCAAGTCCTGAAGATTTTTACGAGTCTTTAAAGGAGAAACTGGAAGGTCATCATGATTTTCCTGAGGATTATTTATTTAAATTTATCATTCCTACAGATCAATCAAAACTAACTGAAATTTATAAAGTTTTTGATGGTATTAAATTTACATTGGGAAACCGCGAAAGCAAAAATGGAAAATACACAGCCTGCAACATTAACGCATTTGTTCTAGATGCAGATCAGGTAGTAAAAATTTATAAAGAAGTATCAAAAATAGAAGGCGTTATTCTATTGTAA
- a CDS encoding DUF4197 family protein, which produces MKKYIIAAALIIGTGAVITTTVQSCTTLATSDMGLSIIKRMLLNGIDKGMGVYTNKEAFLQNNMVDKALPKELREINSMLEKVAPSLVAKERDFIAQAAAYTVNTSKPILQGAVNSLNAQDVTRIIDGTTATQILREKTSQQLIAAIAPKVDEKLNEYGIVKTINTALAGSNFLGNLLGGNKNTVNAGGLSQLASEQLVSGLFNIIEDYEHQNSKSLLGPFGK; this is translated from the coding sequence ATGAAAAAATATATCATTGCAGCGGCTCTTATTATAGGAACCGGTGCTGTTATCACCACTACCGTACAATCCTGTACAACTCTGGCCACTTCCGATATGGGACTCTCTATTATTAAGAGGATGCTACTCAATGGTATTGATAAAGGAATGGGCGTTTACACCAATAAAGAAGCCTTTTTACAAAACAATATGGTAGACAAGGCGCTTCCGAAAGAGCTTAGAGAAATCAATTCCATGTTGGAAAAAGTAGCACCTTCATTAGTTGCTAAAGAAAGGGATTTTATTGCCCAGGCAGCTGCTTACACTGTAAATACTTCTAAACCGATATTACAAGGAGCTGTAAACAGTTTAAATGCTCAGGATGTAACCCGCATCATTGATGGAACCACTGCTACTCAAATTTTGAGGGAGAAAACATCTCAACAGCTTATTGCGGCTATTGCGCCCAAGGTAGATGAAAAGCTGAATGAATATGGAATTGTAAAAACAATCAATACAGCTTTAGCTGGAAGTAATTTTCTTGGCAACCTTTTAGGAGGAAATAAAAATACAGTCAACGCCGGAGGACTGAGTCAACTTGCCTCTGAACAACTGGTAAGCGGTCTATTTAATATCATCGAAGATTATGAACATCAGAACTCTAAATCGCTATTAGGGCCATTTGGAAAATAG
- a CDS encoding SusC/RagA family TonB-linked outer membrane protein produces the protein MKQSNLKYSCLIAVLYFGMNVNAQTQPKDTAAKEQKIEEVVLIGYGSQKKENVTGSIGVVSAKDLANKPNANPLSSIQGKVAGVQILNSGAPGGSPRVDIRGIGSLTGKTVFIVDGMITDDISFLSPQDIESMSVLKDPSSLAIYGARASNGAVIIKTKTGRGKKPVFNFNSYLGIKTVTNVPKMVNSDQYLQLYNEKLINDKAKDPVFLDRSSYPADTDWFKEIFRTSIINSNDISASGVLGKLNYYVSAGNLQDEGNLAAGQGINSGSGFNRFTTKVNLSYKITDNITIGNNFTFSKMRTDVVLNTLLDAYSSPPVYAPINPATGDYQYFSLAKVPNSRAKMDLFRSQIRDERLLNNIWGEYKFLKDFTLRISYSSDNINSNKYEYTPTFGYVPVADQKPNKLITRDSRTRNYIWDNTLSWKKDFGKHNIELLAGFSRTRNSYSQAYAEALNVNYNGNNTSLDISKGTDIYRTDFELGGRDVVPYQDRIQSFFGRVNYDYDGKYLVNASVRRDGTSKYSANDRSRVFPAVSAGWVISRENFMNEQNVVNLLKLRASWGKLGNPDVQRAYTLNTTILDAGAYFGNSGYPAQTIDRVIDPNIGWETTTGKDFGLEMAMFNNKLKIDATYFDKDTKDVVYGIVQGTVSGASNWNNYVTNAYSFNNKGFEFSVSYDAKINDHIKFGVYGNMTTLKNRITSVANNSYFNAGASLYGNSIIRLQEGEAVGSYYGYQVVGISRIRQK, from the coding sequence ATGAAACAAAGTAATTTGAAATATTCATGTCTTATTGCTGTTCTTTACTTCGGTATGAATGTCAATGCTCAGACTCAGCCTAAAGATACTGCTGCCAAAGAGCAGAAGATCGAAGAGGTGGTTCTGATTGGATATGGATCTCAGAAAAAAGAGAACGTGACCGGTAGTATCGGGGTTGTTTCTGCTAAAGATTTAGCGAATAAGCCGAATGCCAATCCTCTGAGTTCTATACAAGGAAAAGTAGCTGGGGTTCAGATATTAAATTCCGGGGCGCCGGGAGGTTCACCCAGAGTGGATATCAGAGGTATTGGATCATTGACAGGTAAAACCGTTTTTATTGTTGATGGAATGATTACTGATGATATTTCTTTCTTAAGTCCTCAGGATATTGAGTCTATGAGTGTTTTGAAAGATCCTTCAAGTTTGGCTATTTATGGAGCAAGAGCATCCAATGGTGCTGTGATCATTAAAACCAAAACAGGAAGAGGGAAAAAACCGGTTTTTAATTTTAACTCTTATCTAGGAATTAAAACCGTGACGAATGTTCCTAAAATGGTCAATTCAGATCAATATTTACAGTTGTATAATGAGAAACTTATCAATGATAAGGCGAAAGATCCTGTGTTCTTAGACAGGTCATCATATCCTGCTGATACCGATTGGTTTAAAGAGATTTTTAGAACAAGTATTATTAACTCTAATGATATTTCTGCTTCAGGAGTTCTTGGAAAACTGAATTATTATGTAAGCGCAGGAAATCTTCAGGATGAAGGAAACCTGGCAGCAGGACAAGGAATTAATTCAGGAAGTGGATTTAACAGATTTACTACCAAAGTGAACCTGAGTTATAAAATTACGGATAACATTACGATCGGAAATAATTTCACTTTTTCAAAAATGCGTACTGATGTTGTGCTTAATACTTTGTTGGATGCTTATTCATCTCCTCCGGTATATGCACCCATCAATCCAGCAACAGGAGATTATCAATATTTTAGTTTGGCTAAAGTTCCTAACTCCAGAGCAAAAATGGATTTATTCAGATCTCAAATTAGAGATGAGAGATTGTTGAATAACATCTGGGGAGAATATAAATTCTTAAAAGATTTTACATTACGAATCAGTTATAGTTCAGATAATATCAATTCAAATAAGTATGAGTATACTCCAACATTTGGATATGTTCCTGTAGCAGACCAAAAACCGAATAAATTAATAACAAGAGATTCCAGAACGAGAAATTATATCTGGGATAATACATTAAGCTGGAAGAAGGACTTTGGAAAACATAATATAGAATTATTAGCAGGTTTTTCAAGAACAAGAAACTCCTATTCTCAAGCCTATGCCGAAGCGTTAAATGTAAACTATAATGGGAATAATACTTCTTTAGATATTTCTAAAGGAACAGACATTTATCGAACAGATTTTGAATTAGGAGGTAGAGATGTTGTTCCATATCAGGATAGGATTCAATCGTTTTTTGGAAGGGTTAATTATGATTATGATGGAAAATACTTAGTGAATGCTTCAGTTCGTAGAGATGGAACGTCTAAATATTCTGCGAATGACAGATCTCGTGTATTTCCGGCGGTGAGTGCTGGATGGGTGATTTCCAGAGAAAACTTTATGAATGAGCAGAATGTTGTTAATCTATTAAAATTAAGAGCAAGCTGGGGTAAACTAGGAAATCCGGATGTACAGAGAGCCTATACCTTAAATACAACTATTCTGGATGCTGGTGCCTATTTCGGAAATTCCGGATATCCTGCACAAACAATAGACAGGGTGATAGATCCAAATATTGGGTGGGAAACCACAACAGGTAAAGATTTTGGATTGGAAATGGCCATGTTCAATAATAAACTGAAAATTGACGCTACTTATTTTGATAAAGATACCAAGGATGTAGTGTATGGTATTGTTCAGGGGACCGTTTCTGGTGCCTCTAACTGGAATAACTATGTTACCAATGCGTACTCTTTTAATAATAAAGGATTTGAATTTTCAGTTAGCTATGATGCTAAGATCAATGATCATATAAAATTTGGGGTCTATGGAAATATGACCACTCTTAAAAATAGAATTACTTCTGTAGCTAATAATTCTTATTTCAATGCAGGAGCAAGTTTATACGGTAATTCAATCATAAGATTACAGGAAGGAGAAGCAGTAGGTTCATACTATGGATATCAAGTTGTAGGGATTTCCAGAATCAGGCAGAAGTAA
- a CDS encoding RagB/SusD family nutrient uptake outer membrane protein, which yields MKKIFLSIALLSLAASCNDYLDIKQEGYTEAASFFKTQDDAIQATSAIYSFLRSWENSAFPYQFVFGVPADDVVKGSNPGDASFINVYDNFTYTVSDDGIRGYWIGQWQGLNSCNQVITNVPKIDMDSALKTRLVAEAKMLRAYLYFNLVRIYGGVPIFDGLQSNYKVPRNSVEEVYNFIISDLTSAAEILPQTYPASDLGRVTKGAALGLLAKVYLYKKDWQKAYDTSNQVMAMGYDLDPDFNHVFRPSGEFGKESVFEVNCDCIPPLKGSQYAEVQGVRDQFGWGFFTPSSALENAFEPGDIRKELTILRNGETTPEGDLIAMGDAQSVTTYNQKVYVPKALNKSACGYGSIQNIRILRFAEILLINAEAANELGNTAAATTNLNRVRTRAKLSGTTATTQVALRTAIWNERRVELAMEGDRFVDLVRTGQASTVLASYGFKTGKNELFPIPFDAITESAGVFTQNPGY from the coding sequence ATGAAAAAGATATTTTTATCAATCGCGCTATTATCACTTGCAGCAAGTTGTAATGATTATTTAGATATAAAACAAGAAGGGTATACGGAGGCAGCATCATTCTTCAAAACGCAAGATGATGCGATACAGGCAACAAGTGCGATCTATAGCTTTCTGAGAAGTTGGGAAAATTCGGCTTTTCCATATCAATTTGTATTTGGAGTACCGGCAGATGATGTGGTTAAAGGGTCTAACCCCGGAGATGCTTCTTTTATCAACGTATATGATAATTTTACGTATACCGTTAGTGATGACGGGATAAGAGGGTATTGGATCGGACAGTGGCAAGGTCTGAACAGTTGTAATCAGGTGATTACCAATGTTCCAAAAATTGATATGGATTCAGCGTTAAAAACAAGATTAGTTGCTGAAGCAAAAATGCTGCGAGCATACCTGTATTTTAACTTAGTAAGGATATATGGCGGCGTTCCTATTTTTGATGGACTTCAGAGTAATTACAAAGTTCCTAGAAACTCAGTAGAAGAGGTGTATAACTTTATTATTTCTGATCTTACCAGTGCCGCAGAAATTCTTCCTCAGACCTATCCTGCTTCTGATTTAGGAAGAGTAACAAAAGGTGCAGCATTAGGCTTACTTGCCAAAGTATATCTTTATAAGAAAGACTGGCAAAAAGCATACGATACCTCTAACCAGGTAATGGCAATGGGGTATGATTTAGATCCTGATTTCAATCATGTGTTCAGACCATCAGGTGAATTTGGAAAAGAATCTGTTTTTGAAGTCAACTGTGATTGTATACCTCCATTGAAAGGAAGTCAGTATGCAGAAGTACAGGGTGTAAGAGACCAGTTTGGCTGGGGCTTCTTTACTCCTTCAAGCGCTCTTGAAAATGCATTTGAACCTGGTGATATCAGAAAAGAGCTTACCATCCTTAGAAACGGAGAGACTACTCCGGAAGGCGATTTAATCGCGATGGGGGATGCTCAATCAGTAACTACTTATAACCAAAAGGTATATGTACCAAAAGCTTTGAATAAGAGTGCTTGTGGTTACGGATCTATTCAGAATATCAGAATTTTAAGATTTGCAGAAATTCTTCTGATCAATGCAGAGGCAGCTAACGAACTTGGGAATACCGCTGCAGCGACTACAAATCTTAATAGAGTAAGAACCAGAGCAAAATTATCAGGAACTACTGCTACAACACAAGTAGCTCTTAGAACCGCTATCTGGAATGAGCGTAGAGTAGAGCTAGCAATGGAAGGAGATCGTTTTGTAGATCTTGTAAGAACAGGACAGGCATCTACAGTACTTGCTTCTTATGGATTCAAGACCGGGAAGAATGAATTATTCCCAATTCCATTTGATGCCATCACCGAAAGTGCTGGAGTATTTACCCAGAACCCAGGATATTAA
- a CDS encoding glucoamylase family protein — MKRTLLSIAVTSLFFTYSCKNAQVSKPETRKNNVVKSTITDEQLMDKVQKDALKYFWDYAEPNSMLGRERYHEDDIYPDHDKHVITTGGSGFGLATLLVGVERGFVPRKEAVKRLTHIMDFLAKADRHKGAWSHWINGETGKTVPFGKKDNGGDLVETAFLTSGILMVREYFKNGNAEEKALAAKCDELWKGIQWNWYTKGGEKVLYWHWSPEYQWEMNFPLEGYNECLITYILAASSPTYSIDAETYYKGWTRNGTYLTDKTKYGLPLYVKHNYAEEYGGPLFWAQYSYIGLDPTGLSDKLVKNYFDINKNQTLIDYKYCVENPKQWKGYGPNYWGLTAGYTRNEDGSTGYTAHMPSNDNGVITPTAALSSFPYTPKESMNFLRFIYTQKPEFIGSAGPYDATSINYNNWFTPRYLAIDQGTIAPMIENYRTGFLWKLFMNAPEIQKGLKKLSFQSTKYGIK; from the coding sequence ATGAAAAGGACTCTATTATCAATTGCCGTAACCTCTTTATTCTTTACTTATTCTTGCAAAAATGCCCAGGTTTCAAAACCGGAAACGAGGAAGAATAATGTGGTTAAAAGTACAATCACAGACGAACAGCTCATGGATAAGGTGCAGAAAGATGCGTTAAAATACTTTTGGGACTACGCAGAACCCAATTCTATGCTGGGAAGAGAACGTTACCATGAAGATGATATTTATCCGGATCATGATAAGCATGTGATTACCACTGGAGGATCAGGTTTTGGATTAGCAACCCTATTGGTAGGAGTGGAAAGAGGGTTTGTCCCAAGAAAAGAAGCTGTAAAAAGACTTACTCATATCATGGATTTTCTGGCCAAAGCAGATCGCCACAAAGGAGCATGGTCGCATTGGATCAATGGGGAAACAGGTAAAACAGTTCCTTTCGGAAAGAAAGATAATGGCGGAGATCTTGTAGAGACAGCATTTCTTACTTCAGGAATATTGATGGTTCGTGAATACTTCAAAAACGGAAACGCAGAAGAAAAAGCATTAGCCGCAAAATGTGATGAACTTTGGAAAGGAATTCAATGGAACTGGTATACCAAAGGAGGTGAAAAAGTACTGTATTGGCACTGGTCACCGGAATATCAATGGGAAATGAATTTCCCGCTTGAAGGCTACAATGAATGTCTCATTACTTATATCCTTGCGGCATCTTCACCCACTTATTCTATAGATGCTGAAACTTATTATAAAGGCTGGACAAGAAACGGAACGTACCTTACAGACAAAACAAAATACGGATTACCTCTGTATGTAAAACATAACTATGCCGAAGAATACGGCGGGCCACTTTTCTGGGCTCAATATTCATACATAGGACTTGATCCGACAGGATTATCCGATAAACTAGTGAAAAACTATTTTGATATTAATAAAAATCAAACTCTTATCGATTACAAATACTGCGTTGAAAACCCTAAACAATGGAAAGGCTATGGCCCTAATTATTGGGGGCTGACTGCAGGATATACAAGAAATGAGGATGGCAGCACAGGCTATACCGCTCATATGCCAAGTAATGATAATGGAGTAATCACTCCTACAGCGGCTTTGAGCAGTTTCCCATACACCCCAAAAGAATCCATGAATTTTCTTAGGTTTATATATACTCAAAAACCTGAATTTATAGGTTCAGCAGGGCCTTACGATGCGACATCTATCAATTACAACAATTGGTTTACCCCAAGATATCTGGCAATTGATCAAGGAACAATAGCGCCTATGATCGAAAATTACAGAACAGGATTTCTCTGGAAGTTATTTATGAATGCTCCGGAAATCCAAAAAGGATTGAAAAAGCTAAGCTTTCAATCTACAAAATATGGAATAAAATAA
- a CDS encoding prolyl oligopeptidase family serine peptidase, whose amino-acid sequence MKLKHIPLLLLPFSLQLNAQEIKGEMNKEVKRQEKMSYILDYPQNVKGNVPLIVFLHGSGERGNNLELVKAHSPFTYKNLIKEPVAILAPQCPADSWWDTVTIYNLIKEIQEKYKIDASRIYLTGLSMGGWGTLKLAMEHPEMFAAVASVCAPTDQVMTANIQQFKDLNMKIFHGGMDDVVLPENALKFYQKLHPINPKAELVIFPNDNHNSWDSAYSNPELYEWMLSKKKK is encoded by the coding sequence ATGAAATTAAAACATATTCCCCTTTTATTGCTTCCGTTTTCCCTACAGCTGAATGCTCAGGAAATCAAAGGCGAAATGAACAAAGAAGTAAAACGCCAGGAGAAAATGTCCTATATACTGGATTATCCTCAAAATGTCAAAGGAAATGTCCCCTTGATCGTTTTTCTTCATGGCTCAGGAGAAAGAGGAAATAACCTTGAGTTGGTAAAAGCACACAGCCCATTCACTTATAAAAATCTGATCAAAGAACCGGTGGCTATTTTGGCACCGCAATGTCCGGCAGATAGCTGGTGGGATACTGTCACAATATATAATCTGATTAAAGAAATTCAGGAAAAATATAAAATTGATGCCTCCAGAATTTACCTTACAGGACTTTCTATGGGCGGATGGGGAACTTTAAAGCTGGCTATGGAACATCCAGAAATGTTTGCCGCCGTAGCTTCAGTTTGTGCCCCTACAGATCAGGTGATGACGGCCAATATTCAGCAGTTTAAAGATTTGAATATGAAAATATTCCACGGTGGTATGGATGATGTCGTATTGCCGGAGAATGCCTTGAAATTTTATCAGAAGCTTCATCCCATAAACCCGAAAGCTGAATTGGTGATTTTCCCAAATGATAATCACAACTCATGGGATTCTGCGTATTCAAATCCGGAATTGTATGAATGGATGCTGTCTAAAAAGAAAAAGTAG
- a CDS encoding IS110 family transposase, which yields MSKISKKVIGVDVGAKFLTLSFINEQNQECVFNIENNQRSILSFIRKISSQEYSLVIEATGNFSSRILHLSLSHGLEVSLINCMSVKHFARMKNIISKTDAEDARLIRLYGEMFSPALYVPKSMEIEYLDQEIKLLTDLEEEKRRYAARLKALRYHSQINPDTEKHYERKLKHLDKEIKEVEKAPSPNFRIKTLRKLKNLYSPFPELEKKPLYN from the coding sequence ATGTCAAAAATATCAAAAAAAGTTATCGGTGTTGATGTTGGCGCTAAATTTTTAACGCTAAGCTTTATTAATGAACAAAATCAAGAATGTGTTTTCAATATAGAAAATAACCAGCGTTCGATTCTTTCTTTTATAAGAAAAATATCATCCCAAGAGTATAGCCTTGTTATTGAAGCAACCGGGAATTTCAGCAGCCGTATTCTTCATTTATCCTTGAGCCATGGATTAGAAGTAAGTCTGATCAATTGTATGTCTGTAAAGCATTTTGCAAGAATGAAAAATATAATCAGTAAAACAGATGCGGAAGATGCCAGATTAATCAGGCTCTATGGAGAGATGTTCAGCCCCGCTCTTTATGTACCCAAAAGCATGGAGATAGAATATCTGGATCAGGAGATCAAACTTCTGACTGATCTCGAAGAGGAGAAGCGACGTTATGCTGCAAGACTTAAAGCATTACGCTACCATTCACAAATTAATCCAGATACTGAGAAGCATTATGAAAGAAAGCTTAAGCATTTGGATAAAGAAATCAAAGAAGTAGAAAAAGCGCCTTCCCCCAACTTCAGGATAAAGACTTTAAGAAAACTAAAGAACTTATACAGTCCGTTTCCGGAATTGGAGAAAAAACCTCTTTACAATTGA
- a CDS encoding transposase produces the protein MTATSGFKNFNSAQSLVKYFGLAPRIYQSGKKSYSPGKCRTSKTHIRSLLYVCSWTAIKHNPHCKELYLRLLAKGKPKKVALIAVCNKLLRICFGVVKNKVPYNSDYIKDKILT, from the coding sequence ATGACGGCTACTTCAGGATTTAAAAATTTTAATTCAGCACAATCATTAGTTAAGTATTTTGGTTTAGCTCCTAGAATATATCAATCTGGAAAAAAATCGTATTCTCCTGGAAAATGTCGCACTTCCAAGACTCATATACGAAGTTTATTGTATGTGTGTTCATGGACGGCGATTAAACACAATCCCCATTGTAAAGAACTTTATTTAAGGTTGTTAGCTAAAGGAAAACCTAAAAAAGTAGCACTCATCGCTGTATGCAATAAACTTTTAAGAATATGCTTTGGAGTAGTTAAAAACAAAGTCCCTTATAATTCTGATTATATAAAAGATAAAATTTTAACTTAA